Below is a genomic region from Sebastes umbrosus isolate fSebUmb1 chromosome 20, fSebUmb1.pri, whole genome shotgun sequence.
CTCCAGCGGGATCCCAAACTGCCCCTTCCCCACGCCACAGTTTCTGTCTCACTCCCCGGAGGTGGTGCTCACAGACTTTCCTCTGCAGGACCCGAGTCAGGCCAATCAGGTTACGAAGCGTCTGCAGAGGTACATGGGCCACTGCTACGTGTGTAGCCCCGCCCTGCCGTCAGTGCTGCTTCACCCACAGCTAATGAGActgctggaggaagaggaagagctgGAAGAGCCTGAAGAAAACGCAGAACCTTTGGAGACCTACGGGGACGTGGTTGTAGGGGGGACGTTTGACCGGCTCCACGGGGCCCACAAGACGCTGCTCAACATCTCATGCCTGCTAGCCAATAGAAGGTTCCTTATTGGTGTGTGTGACCAAGCGATGCTGAAAAGTGagtagttcattttcagtattgCCATTCAGGAATGTGTATTCATGTAATTTCTCTGacatgcttttctttttccGACTTTAGGAAAAGTGCTAAaggagctggtggagccctACTCTCTGCGGGTCCAGAGACTACAGGAGTTTCTGGAAGACATCAAACCCTCGCTGCAGGTGGAGATCGTGCCCCTCGACGACCCCTTCGGAGTATCAGTGGTTGACCCCTTGCTGCAGTGCATTGTGGTTAGCGAGGAGACTAGGAAGGGAGGCGAGGCTGTGAACAAGAAACGCATTGAGAACGTAAGTTAGGAAATCCACGATACGCCTTTCCCGTTGACTTTTCCCCAGTTGGTGGGACTGTGTCCCAGTCCATTGTTTACTGCAATGGCCTGGGACACAGTCCATACATCTTAAGCCGCCCACACATGATCAGCGGTAAAATGGCTCTGtgctggctgtgccattgttttcctatggggagAGCGGTGCCGCCCGACTTGGTGGAAGCGCTATCTGTGTGGCGCACTAAAGATCatattatttcaactttgaccttggttgccgctgacctttcaaagtgcAACCAATGACATAACAGAAGCAACTGtcgttgttgcctagaaacagtgaatgccGTTCCCCGCAAACTTTTCAATGATATATTGGTCAGTAAAGATCAAATGTCTTATCATGTGCAGGCAGCTTTAACGTACAAAAACGTACTCTGTTATTAgtgttttgacattttctaCAGCTGATTTAGAAATGTTTGTAATAAAATTATAGTATGATTAAGGTTTTTTTTGGCAGAATTCTTTACCAACAATTAAAATTGTATGCCACAGATGGTCCTTTTTAACATATGCTTATTTCAATATCATGTAGCACTAGTACAGTTTTTAGGcctagtggtcaaaggtcaaggtcactgtgacctcacaaaacatgtttttggctaTAACTCAAgcattcatatgctaattatatcaatttcacacaaatgtcaaaTAGGCTAAAATTATGTAATGATGAGATTTGGGACAGACATGGATTAGTTGGTGGAGACATGCAACTGCAAGGCGGTACTTGTAGATTTAATGTAGGTCTGTCCTTTTATCTTTTCATATGTCAGGAGATATCTACTGTTGCTTTCTACACAGCACATTTTATTACATAACTGTTCTCATCTCTCGTGCCAGGTTCTATTTCTGACAGTCAGTGAGCTTTACTATACACTAAACAGTCCTAGTGTACATTTTAATCCTTGTTCAGATCCAGATATAGGCGACCCTAGCCTGGGTACGCATTGGCAGCACATATCTGAGGTGTTGTGTTCTCTGTTTCCTGAATCAGGGCCTTCCACCTCTCGTCCTCCACGAGATCCAGCTGCTTAAAGACGCCCACCACacggagacggaggaggagaagatcAGCTCCTCCAGTCTGCGCTCTCGTCTGCTGGGCACCCTCCTCACCCCGCCCAAAGTAGGTCATGTTTAAAAATCTTTCCATTTTGATAAGGGCTTTCAATGCATATATAGTTGTATACTGTATCtatgatgaagaagaaaacatcTCCTACAATTTAGattttatgttaaaaatatatataatttaacaaAGACATCAGTTAAAGTCGTTTTCATTCCTGTTTAATTGAAATTCATTTTCAAGTGTTAAAGTAGCTCTGCACAGCCTCCAGTCATGAAAAAGTAATTGCCAAATCAGTCATGCTCTAAAGTTCATTTGATTTGTATTCACTCActgacaaacacaacaaaacatttaactCTGCCAGTTGTTTTCTCACAGCATTTGAGTAGGTGAAGAATAGACGTTtcatataaaacacacagaaacttAAGATACTTCTTAATGTTTAACTGTTCTAACAGGAGCCGTCTTGTCCAGGTAAAAAAGTAACAGCATTTCTTTCCAGCATATGCCAAAGTACAATGTCTTTTTAAAGTATTAAGCAACATAACACCATACTTACATAATGAAAAGAGGTAGAATTACAGATTTCTGTGTGTTGGGAGTAGACAGACCAGTTCATTAGTTCACAGGTACACTGGAAAGGAAGGAATTTAACTGGAGAATGAACATGAGTAGACTTTGTTTTTCCTTGCTGATAAAGACTATTGTTATCAGAGAGACAGTGAGCTCCCCTGCAGCGTGGGTGGAGAGTGTCTCTGAGCAGGCCTGACTTGTTTTAGTAGCTCTTCATGTCAGTTGTCAACGCGAATATACATTTTTGTCCCATCATCACCTCCACCCATTATTGATGCTATCTCCTGTTTCCTCTACACTAGGACACATCCCATCTCGCTCCTCTTCCGTACGTGATTGGCCTGACGGGAGGCAGCGGCAGCGGGAAGAGCTCCATCGCCAGGCAGCTGGAGGCTTTGGGCGCCGTCCGGATCGACTGTGACAAGCTGGGCCACGAGGTGTACCTGCCCGGCACTGCAGCCTATCACAGAGTGCTGGAAGAATTTGGGTCAGGTGAGGAAACCGTTGTGTGCTGAGAACGGGTTGGGCTACGGTTAGAGATGATACCTCACACACTATCGGTCTACTCTGATGAAATATAGGACGATGATGCACCTTTGCATTGTtttttctaaatatagcatacaattaaactgatattttttttttggtgagcctttcttttaggtggctaaaatacgttttactGCCGATGGCCAATAGCTTATtttcatgttgtatttttaatgtTAAGCTGTATGAAATCTCAGGTGTTGCAGTGcaataattagtttttttcatCACTTTTAGATCTTCTGAATGAAGATAAAACCATCAACAGACGTGCATTAGGAAGAAAGGTTTTTGGAAACCAGGTAATATGAGTAGTGTTTCAGCACATCAGGACATTGGAAATTACATGTCAGACTACATCACTGTGTAGCGACAATTTACCAAAGGTGCTGTTTTTCATGCAGGAGCGGTTAAAAGCGCTGACAGATATTGTTTGGCCTGAGATTGCACTTCTGGTGAAGAACAGAATCAGCCAAGCCAGAGAGGAAGGTACTGTATGGACTTATATGTAttaattaacagtaaaatagtttttatgttcatacatCCGTTTCCTATAGTTAGACTAATGTACTGATCTTATTGACGTATATACATAGATGATAAAGAAACTGTGTCCTCGCTTTGTACTAGAAGAGGTTTCTCATGTGATCCTTTGCTCTTTGCAGgtaaacaggtgtgtgtgttggatgcaGCCGTTCTACTGGAGGCCGGCTGGACAGACATGGTCCACGAGGTCTGGGTCACCGTCATCCCTGAGGAGGAGGTAATTTTTTTGCACCTGCAGTCCTCAATACAACAAACATGGAGTCACATTGGCCTGAGtgattgtgaaaaaaatataaggACGTAAACAGTGACGAGTGCAAGGTGAAGAGTTAAAGTTAAGTTGACATTTCTGGCAGTGAAGGGCTGTGTGGGTATCACCGTGCAGTACTTTCTACCCCCACTGGGGGGCGCCAAAGttggacatttttaaattacacacacacaacaaaataaaCCCTCACCTTGTTAGCATGACCCACCTGCCTCCCCTTGTTTCCCCTCCCCTCTCAAGGCTGTGTTAAGGATAACAGAGCGAGACGGCGTGACCACAGAGGACGCCCTGCGCCGGCTGCAGAGCCAGTGGTCCAACAGCAAGCAAGTCGGGCACGCCAACGTGGTGCTCAGCACGCTGTGGGAGCCGGAGGTCACTCGGAAACAGGTCAGACACTCGTCCTGCCATCAGTATAGAGTCTTCACGTCTGCATTACATGAAATAATTAGATTCTGtgcaaaagaaaaatgcatttttgtaaTAATTATCCCACTGTcttatattttaaaaaggtaCTGAAAGCCTGGAATCTCCTTCAGAAGAGAATCTAACAGAGGCAAGAGAGACAGGTGTGAGCGTCTACACCATCTCAGCTGTGACCCATGCACACAGAACAAGCGCGTGTCACGCCCACGGACACACAAATGACTGATCCACATAAGGAAACGCTGCCTTAGAAAGAAGTTGAGAATGGTTACCGTGCCACTGCAGCAAACGCGACGAGCTCTCTCACTTCTTTGACAAAGACTCAGTGCCTGATTGACTTTCCACAGGATTTTAAACTCTAGTTTTATGTTAAGTTGAAAGAtggatgagggaaaaaaaagcacttcataaatgatCTCTAACAAAAATGATTTTGGAATTTTAAAGCTGGAATTCACgtttgggattaataaagtgttATCTTATCCTAAGAATTGTAGGTCTGTTTTCATCCaaagatgtattttttatgaatGCATGCCTTCGAATAGGTACTGTTATTTAAATATGTCCAACAGTCAGCAATCCCAGATCATTTCAAGACCAAACCTCTCTGTAAAGTCTAATATTGTGGGCGGTCACCTTGAAGTTCTGTCCTCGAAGTATAAGTAATATGAATGTAGCTGAGAAAAGCCACTAATGGTAAGAGAAAGGTGAGGTACCGCATTGAAAGATTGTTAAATCACAGAATTAAATGTTGTTTATCTTTGTGGTTTCGGGGTTGGGAGaatattttaacaaaaaacaaaaaacaaggtTCATTATATTTGAGAAATATGTGCAATA
It encodes:
- the coasy gene encoding bifunctional coenzyme A synthase isoform X1 — protein: MVHDSSVALDLPPHTSTTAFPSVYPPPNSDSADTVTTLIPCGNMSMFSTGILVLTSPLHTLPLRIAPVLSSAAQLVERTLYVHLHPGLNLGSESQSRPVFIPPVVDLSTFIARLYSNATDVCGHLDVRVLLTNVRAPSATSSGIPNCPFPTPQFLSHSPEVVLTDFPLQDPSQANQVTKRLQRYMGHCYVCSPALPSVLLHPQLMRLLEEEEELEEPEENAEPLETYGDVVVGGTFDRLHGAHKTLLNISCLLANRRFLIGVCDQAMLKRKVLKELVEPYSLRVQRLQEFLEDIKPSLQVEIVPLDDPFGVSVVDPLLQCIVVSEETRKGGEAVNKKRIENGLPPLVLHEIQLLKDAHHTETEEEKISSSSLRSRLLGTLLTPPKDTSHLAPLPYVIGLTGGSGSGKSSIARQLEALGAVRIDCDKLGHEVYLPGTAAYHRVLEEFGSDLLNEDKTINRRALGRKVFGNQERLKALTDIVWPEIALLVKNRISQAREEGKQVCVLDAAVLLEAGWTDMVHEVWVTVIPEEEAVLRITERDGVTTEDALRRLQSQWSNSKQVGHANVVLSTLWEPEVTRKQVLKAWNLLQKRI
- the coasy gene encoding bifunctional coenzyme A synthase isoform X2, whose translation is MSMFSTGILVLTSPLHTLPLRIAPVLSSAAQLVERTLYVHLHPGLNLGSESQSRPVFIPPVVDLSTFIARLYSNATDVCGHLDVRVLLTNVRAPSATSSGIPNCPFPTPQFLSHSPEVVLTDFPLQDPSQANQVTKRLQRYMGHCYVCSPALPSVLLHPQLMRLLEEEEELEEPEENAEPLETYGDVVVGGTFDRLHGAHKTLLNISCLLANRRFLIGVCDQAMLKRKVLKELVEPYSLRVQRLQEFLEDIKPSLQVEIVPLDDPFGVSVVDPLLQCIVVSEETRKGGEAVNKKRIENGLPPLVLHEIQLLKDAHHTETEEEKISSSSLRSRLLGTLLTPPKDTSHLAPLPYVIGLTGGSGSGKSSIARQLEALGAVRIDCDKLGHEVYLPGTAAYHRVLEEFGSDLLNEDKTINRRALGRKVFGNQERLKALTDIVWPEIALLVKNRISQAREEGKQVCVLDAAVLLEAGWTDMVHEVWVTVIPEEEAVLRITERDGVTTEDALRRLQSQWSNSKQVGHANVVLSTLWEPEVTRKQVLKAWNLLQKRI